The following DNA comes from Fusarium fujikuroi IMI 58289 draft genome, chromosome FFUJ_chr03.
CCAACCAAGATGGATAGATCTTGGGAAGAAATAGTCAAAGAAAAGCGGGCGATTCGAGATGCGCAAATTGAGAAACACTTGACAGCAGAGACGAATGTCAGTTTGACTCAAATTGCATCTGAAGCGGTCGATATCGGCAGTATAACAAGTCTTATCCGCGATGGAAAGGTATCAGCTGTCGAAGTAATCCGTACCTACATCAAAAGGGAAGTCCAGGTTCACAGATTTGAATTTTCTATCCTAACGGTCACTGTAGAGCCTGCGAAGCACAAAAAGGGGTATTCCGCTTCCTGTCACCCTACTAAGAGTTTGTCTAACTTTCAACAGACCAATTGCCTGACAGAAATTTGCTTTGATAATGCTCTTGAGCAGGCCAGTAGGCTCGACGGCTTTCAGAAAGAACATGGTCGACTCATAGGTCCACTGCATGGTATTCCAGTAACAGTAAAAGATCAGTTCAATATTAAAGGTCTGGACTCGACGTTGGGTTACGTTGGAAAGGCATTTGTACCGGCAGAGGATGATGCACCGCTCATACAAACGTTGAAAAAGCTTGGGGCTGTTATCATCGCTAAAACCAATCTTCCTCAGAGTATCATGGTAAGAAGAGCCTAAATTGATGAGTATTACTATCTGATAAGACTACTAGTGGTGCGAGACTGATAACCCTCTCTGGGGGTTGACGACCCATCCAGATGATCCAAAACTCACTCCAGGAGGGTCATCTGGCGGAGAAGCAGCGATGTTGGCAACCTGCGCTTCCATGGTCGGTTGGGGAACAGATATCGGCGGCTCTATCAGGATTCCGTGTCACATGAACGGCCTTTGGGGTCTGAAGCCTAGTGTAAGTTATGTCTGACCACCTATCCAGGGGAGGATGCTGACCAATGTTAGAGTGGCCGCCTATCTTATCGCGGTGTTGAGGTAACACTTAACGGGCAGCAGCACATTCAATCGGCTGTAGGGCCAATGGCTAGGTCTCTAAGTTCCCTCAAACTCGTTACAGAGTTGGCGATTGAGGCTGAACCGTGGACGACGGACCCCCAGCTACCACCAGTCCCCTGGAGGGAGGCTGTCTTCCAGAGCTTTACGACAAGACGGCTCGCCGTTGGAGCAATGCTTGATGACGGCGTGGTCAAGGTTCATCCGCCTATCGAGCGGCTATTCAGAGACCTCGTGACAAAGTTGGAGGCTGCTGGGCACGAAGTGATAGAATGGGATTCGAGCTTGAATCCTAGGATCATAGATGTCATGGTAAGTCAATTTCTGTTGCAGAGAATCGACAGTGCCTAATTTGGAACAGGATGGCTACTATTCCGCCGACGAAGGTGAGGATATCCGGAGAGCTGTCTCAGCAGGTGGTGAACCTTTCATTCCGCAGATCGGAGCCTTCGTCAACCGCGGCAAACCAATCTCCGTCTTCGAGTATTGGCAACTCAACAAGCGAAAGGTTGCCGTCCAAGAGGCCTACCACGATTTGTGGAATAACAAGAGATCACCGAGTGGACGCTCAATCGATGTATTACTGGTTCCCACCATGCCTCATACCGCAGTACCTCACGGGTCTTGTCGCTGGACAGGCTATACCAAGATATTCAACTTGCTAGATTACACCGCCTTGACATTTCCAGCAGGAAAGGCGTCCAAGGACGGGAATGATGAGAGCTTCTGGGAGCATGTTCCGCGGAATGAGATCGATGCCTGGAATCAGCAGTTGTATGATCCTGTGGCCATGGAAGGGCGTCATGTAGGCTTGCAGATTGTTGGGCGGAGAtttgaagaggaaaaggtgCTCGGCGCGGCTCAACAGATTcatagtttattatagtagatagAATGACTGCCATTTACACACCATATCCATCCGCTATCTTGGGGATGAGCTCTTCTACAAGCCTCTACCATGAGAACAAGCAACCGCTTATCTGTTTTCTAGACCAATGGCATCTACATCATCTATGATGAAACATCCCAATACCATTCCTCTTACCTACACATATGTCAGGTCAGGTAATGGGTCCTTAACGTAGCTAAATATGCACGTAAATTGAAGGCTGAATATTACTAACTTGATTCAAAACATGCCCTCCTTCAATAAACTTAACCACGTTGACCATTTAGAACAGGACGCTTTGTTTCGAGAtcaatgcttcttctcctaatcttctcagcctctccAAAAACGCTCTTGACTAACTCCTTCTTATTAACCTTCCCCATTGCATTCCGTGGCAAAACCTCAACAATCTGCATATCCTGCGGAATTTTATACGCCGTGATCCTCGCCTTCAACGCACTCCTCAAACCCTGTAGACTGATCGATTCACCAGCCTTGGTGCTAAGAACAATCACAGCTACGACTTTCTGCCCCCATGCTTCAGAGGGTAGACCAACGACAGCGCACTCATCGACTTCGGGAAGGGCGAGGATCTCGCGTTCGACCTCGAGGGCTGAAACCTTCTCGCCGCccgtcttgatgatgtctgCGCTGCGACGGCCTTGGATGAAATATGCTGGTCCTTTTGCCCAGGAGCCTGATTTTCCAAGACCAGATTCCGGGACTTTTCGTCGAATGGCGATATCGCCAGTTTTGAACCATCCATCGGTTGTGAATTCCTTGGCAGTAGCCTCGGGGTTGCGCCAATATCCAGTGAACACTGTTGGTCCACGAAGCTGAATCTCTCCAATACGCTCCTTTGTAGAGTGAACATCGATCTCAGCACCGTGCTCAATGATTCTTTGAACTCCAGTCTCGTCGTCTGTCTCCATGAGTCGCGCCTCAACGGAGGGCAGCGGCCAGCCTACAGAACCATCAACGCGATCGGCAGTCTCCAGACCACAAGAGAGCGCCATTCCGACTTCGGTCATTCCATAGCGCTCGAGAAGGACGTTTCCGCCAGTGAGTTGCATCCAACCATCGCGGATTGGTTTCGGGAGGGCTGCTGAGCCCGAGATGTTGAGTCGGAGATTCCTTGGGGACACGGCTATTTTACCAGCCGTTTGCATGTCGTGTGATAAAGATTCGTGTGCTTTCAGCATTCGTGACCAGATCGTGGGGACGGCGGT
Coding sequences within:
- a CDS encoding related to general amidase gives rise to the protein MDRSWEEIVKEKRAIRDAQIEKHLTAETNVSLTQIASEAVDIGSITSLIRDGKVSAVEVIRTYIKREVQVHRFEFSILTVTVEPAKHKKGYSASCHPTKSLSNFQQTNCLTEICFDNALEQASRLDGFQKEHGRLIGPLHGIPVTVKDQFNIKGLDSTLGYVGKAFVPAEDDAPLIQTLKKLGAVIIAKTNLPQSIMWCETDNPLWGLTTHPDDPKLTPGGSSGGEAAMLATCASMVGWGTDIGGSIRIPCHMNGLWGLKPSSGRLSYRGVEVTLNGQQHIQSAVGPMARSLSSLKLVTELAIEAEPWTTDPQLPPVPWREAVFQSFTTRRLAVGAMLDDGVVKVHPPIERLFRDLVTKLEAAGHEVIEWDSSLNPRIIDVMDGYYSADEGEDIRRAVSAGGEPFIPQIGAFVNRGKPISVFEYWQLNKRKVAVQEAYHDLWNNKRSPSGRSIDVLLVPTMPHTAVPHGSCRWTGYTKIFNLLDYTALTFPAGKASKDGNDESFWEHVPRNEIDAWNQQLYDPVAMEGRHVGLQIVGRRFEEEKVLGAAQQIHSLL
- a CDS encoding related to malonyl CoA synthetase, coding for MTITLHRSAFFEAILKHEGSSVAVVENESGASFSYNSLLNSVARAKEQLLAKTGKCDASISGERIAFLVESGYEYVVTLLAILACNAIAVPLAPSFPAPELRYIINNSEALVLVSSAKYVSKAEEVLADGLNTTPLFYQLDGTRNVSTVEEEVKLRDLSDAPRGGMMLFTSGTTARPKGVVLSQTNLTAQAKCLLEAWEYASSDRLLHVLPLHHIHGTVNALLTPLLAGSSIEFMYPFSVNSVWTRLAAPFLSTGQVKSLVGETNGVKKDETKTPITFFTAVPTIWSRMLKAHESLSHDMQTAGKIAVSPRNLRLNISGSAALPKPIRDGWMQLTGGNVLLERYGMTEVGMALSCGLETADRVDGSVGWPLPSVEARLMETDDETGVQRIIEHGAEIDVHSTKERIGEIQLRGPTVFTGYWRNPEATAKEFTTDGWFKTGDIAIRRKVPESGLGKSGSWAKGPAYFIQGRRSADIIKTGGEKVSALEVEREILALPEVDECAVVGLPSEAWGQKVVAVIVLSTKAGESISLQGLRSALKARITAYKIPQDMQIVEVLPRNAMGKVNKKELVKSVFGEAEKIRRRSIDLETKRPVLNGQRG